From Orcinus orca chromosome 3, mOrcOrc1.1, whole genome shotgun sequence, a single genomic window includes:
- the NR2C2AP gene encoding nuclear receptor 2C2-associated protein — protein MTHSLVCPETVSRVSSVLNRNTRQFGKKHLFDQDEETCWNSDQGPSQWVILEFPQRICVSQLQIQFQGGFSSRQGRLEGSQGSEALSKIVDFYPEDNNSLQTFPVPSAEVDRLKVTFEDTTDFFGRVVIYHLRVLGEKKV, from the exons ATGACCCACTCTTTGGTTTGTCCAGAGACAGTGAGCAG GGTGAGTTCGGTGCTGAATCGTAACACTCGGCAGTTTGGAAAGAAGCATCTGTTCGACCAGGACGAGGAGACCTGTTGGAACTCGGACCAG GGCCCCTCCCAGTGGGTAATACTGGAGTTTCCCCAGCGCATCTGTGTCTCCCAGCTGCAGATCCAGTTCCAGGGGGGCTTTTCCAGTCGCCAGGGCCGCCTCGAAG GTTCTCAGGGGAGTGAGGCTCTTAGCAAGATTGTGGACTTTTATCCTGAGGACAACAACTCGCTTCAG ACTTTCCCTGTGCCATCTGCTGAGGTGGACCGGctgaaagtgacatttgaggaCACCACTGATTTCTTTGGCCGAGTGGTCATCTACCACCTGCGGGTGCTAGGGGAGAAGAAGGTGTGA
- the RFXANK gene encoding DNA-binding protein RFXANK isoform X1, which produces MEPTQPAEDLSLTQQPSTPEFGDPEDPRGEAPDGSDTVVLSLFPCTPEPGNPEPDSGTSSPQAGSSLKHSTTLTNRQRGNEVSALPATLDSLSIHQLAAQGELSQLKEHLRKGDNLINKPDERGFTPLIWASAFGEIETVRFLLEWGADPHILAKERESALSLASTGGYTDIVGLLLERDVDINIYDWNGGTPLLYAVRGNHVKCVEALLARGADLTTEADSGYTPMDLAVALGYRKVQQVIENHILKLFQSNLVPATPE; this is translated from the exons ATGGAGCCCACCCAGCCTGCAGAGGATCTCAGCCTGACCCAGCAGCCTTCTACCCCAGAATTTGGGGACCCCGAAGACCCCAGGGGTGAGGCCCCTGACGGCTCAGACACTGTGGTCCTCAGTCTCTTTCCCTGCACCCCGGAGCCTGGGAATCCTGAACCAGATTCTGGTACCTCCTCACCTCAAG cagGGAGCTCCCTAAAGCACTCCACGACCCTCACCAACCGGCAGCGGGGGAATGAGGTATCAGCCCTGCCGGCCACCTTGGACT CCCTGTCCATCCACCAGCTCGCAGCCCAGGGGGAGCTGAGCCAACTGAAGGAGCATCTGAGGAAAG GAGACAACCTCATCAACAAGCCGGACGAGCGAGGCTTCACCCCCCTCATCTGGGCCTCCGCCTTTGGAGAGATCGAGACCGTCCGCTTCTTGCTTGAATGG GGTGCCGACCCCCACATCCTGGCCAAAGAGCGGGAGAGCGCCCTGTCGCTGGCCAGCACAGGTGGCTACACAGACATTGTAGGGCTGCTGCTGGAGCGCGACGTGGACATCAACATCTATGACTGG AATGGAGGGACACCACTTCTGTATGCCGTGCGTGGGAACCATGTGAAGTGCGTGGAGGCCTTGCTGG CCCGAGGAGCTGATCTCACCACTGAGGCAGACTCTGGCTACACCCCAATGGACCTCGCCGTGGCCCTGGGATATAGGAAAG TGCAACAGGTGATCGAGAACCACATCCTTAAACTCTTCCAGAGCAACCTGGTGCCCGCCACCCCTGAGTGA
- the RFXANK gene encoding DNA-binding protein RFXANK isoform X2, with amino-acid sequence MEPTQPAEDLSLTQQPSTPEFGDPEDPRGEAPDGSDTVVLSLFPCTPEPGNPEPDSGTSSPQGSSLKHSTTLTNRQRGNEVSALPATLDSLSIHQLAAQGELSQLKEHLRKGDNLINKPDERGFTPLIWASAFGEIETVRFLLEWGADPHILAKERESALSLASTGGYTDIVGLLLERDVDINIYDWNGGTPLLYAVRGNHVKCVEALLARGADLTTEADSGYTPMDLAVALGYRKVQQVIENHILKLFQSNLVPATPE; translated from the exons ATGGAGCCCACCCAGCCTGCAGAGGATCTCAGCCTGACCCAGCAGCCTTCTACCCCAGAATTTGGGGACCCCGAAGACCCCAGGGGTGAGGCCCCTGACGGCTCAGACACTGTGGTCCTCAGTCTCTTTCCCTGCACCCCGGAGCCTGGGAATCCTGAACCAGATTCTGGTACCTCCTCACCTCAAG GGAGCTCCCTAAAGCACTCCACGACCCTCACCAACCGGCAGCGGGGGAATGAGGTATCAGCCCTGCCGGCCACCTTGGACT CCCTGTCCATCCACCAGCTCGCAGCCCAGGGGGAGCTGAGCCAACTGAAGGAGCATCTGAGGAAAG GAGACAACCTCATCAACAAGCCGGACGAGCGAGGCTTCACCCCCCTCATCTGGGCCTCCGCCTTTGGAGAGATCGAGACCGTCCGCTTCTTGCTTGAATGG GGTGCCGACCCCCACATCCTGGCCAAAGAGCGGGAGAGCGCCCTGTCGCTGGCCAGCACAGGTGGCTACACAGACATTGTAGGGCTGCTGCTGGAGCGCGACGTGGACATCAACATCTATGACTGG AATGGAGGGACACCACTTCTGTATGCCGTGCGTGGGAACCATGTGAAGTGCGTGGAGGCCTTGCTGG CCCGAGGAGCTGATCTCACCACTGAGGCAGACTCTGGCTACACCCCAATGGACCTCGCCGTGGCCCTGGGATATAGGAAAG TGCAACAGGTGATCGAGAACCACATCCTTAAACTCTTCCAGAGCAACCTGGTGCCCGCCACCCCTGAGTGA
- the RFXANK gene encoding DNA-binding protein RFXANK isoform X3, with amino-acid sequence MEPTQPAEDLSLTQQPSTPEFGDPEDPRGEAPDGSDTVVLSLFPCTPEPGNPEPDSGTSSPQAGSSLKHSTTLTNRQRGNEVSALPATLDSLSIHQLAAQGELSQLKEHLRKGDNLINKPDERGFTPLIWASAFGEIETVRFLLEWGADPHILAKERESALSLASTGGYTDIVGLLLERDVDINIYDWNGGTPLLYAVRGNHVKCVEALLVQQVIENHILKLFQSNLVPATPE; translated from the exons ATGGAGCCCACCCAGCCTGCAGAGGATCTCAGCCTGACCCAGCAGCCTTCTACCCCAGAATTTGGGGACCCCGAAGACCCCAGGGGTGAGGCCCCTGACGGCTCAGACACTGTGGTCCTCAGTCTCTTTCCCTGCACCCCGGAGCCTGGGAATCCTGAACCAGATTCTGGTACCTCCTCACCTCAAG cagGGAGCTCCCTAAAGCACTCCACGACCCTCACCAACCGGCAGCGGGGGAATGAGGTATCAGCCCTGCCGGCCACCTTGGACT CCCTGTCCATCCACCAGCTCGCAGCCCAGGGGGAGCTGAGCCAACTGAAGGAGCATCTGAGGAAAG GAGACAACCTCATCAACAAGCCGGACGAGCGAGGCTTCACCCCCCTCATCTGGGCCTCCGCCTTTGGAGAGATCGAGACCGTCCGCTTCTTGCTTGAATGG GGTGCCGACCCCCACATCCTGGCCAAAGAGCGGGAGAGCGCCCTGTCGCTGGCCAGCACAGGTGGCTACACAGACATTGTAGGGCTGCTGCTGGAGCGCGACGTGGACATCAACATCTATGACTGG AATGGAGGGACACCACTTCTGTATGCCGTGCGTGGGAACCATGTGAAGTGCGTGGAGGCCTTGCTGG TGCAACAGGTGATCGAGAACCACATCCTTAAACTCTTCCAGAGCAACCTGGTGCCCGCCACCCCTGAGTGA